The Salvelinus sp. IW2-2015 linkage group LG15, ASM291031v2, whole genome shotgun sequence genome includes a region encoding these proteins:
- the LOC111974497 gene encoding sarcoplasmic/endoplasmic reticulum calcium ATPase 2 isoform X1, with the protein MDNAHTKSVEEVYSDFSVNESTGLGLDQVKRQKEKWGSNELPAEEGKSLWELVVEQFEDLLVRILLLAACISFVLALFEDGEETITAFVEPFVILLILIANAIVGVWQERNAEDAIEALKEYEPEMGKVYRQDRKTVQRIKAKEIVPGDIVEVAVGDKVPADIRLTSIKSTTLRVDQSILTGESVSVIKHTDPVPDPRAVNQDKKNMLFSGTNISSGKAIGVVVATGVNTEIGKIRDEMAATEQEKTPLQQKLDEFGEQLSKVISLICIAVWMINIGHFNDPVHGGSWIRGAVYYFKIAVALAVAAIPEGLPAVITTCLALGTRRMAKKNAIVRSLPSVETLGCTSVICSDKTGTLTTNQMSVCRMFIIDQAEGNSCSLNEFTITGSTYAPEGEVYQDGRLVKSSAYDGLVEIATICALCNDSSLDFNEAKGVYEKVGEATETALTCLVEKMNAFDTDVKGLTKIDRANACNSVIMQLMKKEFTLEFSRDRKSMSVYCTPNKARSSLGKMFVKGAPEGVIDRCTHVRVGTCKVAMTPGIKEKIMSTIRGYGTGRDTLRCLALATRDTPPRKEDMVLVDCARFVDYESDLTFVGCVGMLDPPRTEVAASIKLCRLAGIRVIMITGDNKGTAVAICRRIGILGEEDDVDKMAFTGREFDDLSLQAQRDAVINARCFARVEPSHKSKIVEFLQAMDEITAMTGDGVNDAPALKKAEIGIAMGSGTAVAKSASEMVLADDNFSSIVAAVEEGRAIYNNMKQFIRYLISSNVGEVVCIFLTAALGFPEALIPVQLLWVNLVTDGLPATALGFNPPDLDIMNKPPRSAKEPLISGWLFFRYLAIGCYVGAATVGAATWWFVAAEDGPMISLYQLSHFLQCSPDNPDFSDLECHVFESPYPMTMALSVLVTIEMCNALNSLSENQSLLRMPPWENIWLLGAICLSMSLHFLILYVEPLPVIFQITPLDLTQWLVVLKISLPVILLDELLKFVARNYLEPGNQPESKSASKGWSLSACTEGISWPFVGITLPLVLWLYSIDTNVSALFWS; encoded by the exons ATGGATAACGCTCACACAAAGAGTGTTGAAGAAGTTTATAGCGATTTTTCTGTCAACGAAAGCACAGGACTTGGTTTGGACCAGGTGAAACGTCAGAAGGAGAAATGGGGCTCGAACG AGCTACCTGCTGAAGAAG GGAAGTCTCTATGGGAGCTTGTTGTTGAACAGTTTGAAGATTTACTTGTAAGAATTCTTCTGCTGGCAGCTTGTATATCTTTT GTCTTGGCCTTATTCGAGGATGGAGAAGAAACAATCACAGCGTTTGTGGAGCCTTTTGTAATCTTACTCATTCTTATAGCCAATGCCATAGTGGGTGTGTGGCAG GAACGCAATGCTGAGGATGCCATTGAAGCCCTTAAAGAGTACGAGCCTGAGATGGGCAAGGTCTACCGCCAGGACAGGAAGACCGTTCAGAGGATCAAGGCCAAAGAAATCGTGCCTGGAGACATCGTCGAGGTTGCTG TTGGAGACAAGGTTCCTGCAGACATCCGTCTTACGTCCATCAAATCTACAACACTGAGAGTAGACCAGTCCATCCTGACCG GCGAGTCGGTCTCTGTCATCAAGCACACGGACCCAGTGCCTGACCCTCGAGCTGTCAACCAGGACAAGAAGAACATGCTCTTCTCC GGCACCAACATCTCGTCTGGCAAGGCTATTGGTGTGGTGGTGGCCACGGGCGTGAACACTGAGATTGGTAAGATCCGTGATGAGATGGCAGCCACTGAGCAGGAGAAGACCCCCCTGCAGCAGAAGCTGGATGAGTTCGGGGAGCAGCTGTCCAAGGTCATCTCCCTGATCTGCATCGCTGTGTGGATGATTAACATCGGCCACTTCAACGACCCCGTCCACGGAGGCTCCTGGATCCGCGGCGCCGTCTACTACTTCAAGATCGCCGTGGCCCTGGCCGTGGCCGCCATCCCCGAAGGTCTGCCTGCTGTCATCACCACCTGCCTGGCCCTGGGCACCCGCCGCATGGCCAAGAAGAACGCCATCGTCCGCAGCCTGCCCTCTGTGGAGACCCTGGGCTGCACCTCTGTCATCTGCTCCGACAAGACCGGCACCCTCACCACCAACCAGATGTCTGTCTGCAGG ATGTTCATCATTGACCAGGCCGAAGGGAACAGCTGCTCTCTGAATGAGTTCACCATCACTGGCTCTACTTACGCCCCTGAAGGAGAAGT GTACCAGGATGGCAGACTAGTGAAGTCCTCTGCGTATGATGGTCTAGTGGAGATTGCCACCATCTGTGCCCTGTGCAATGACTCCTCTCTGGACTTCAATGAG GCCAAAGGTGTGTATGAGAAGGTTGGCGAGGCTACAGAGACGGCTCTCACCTGCCTAGTGGAGAAGATGAATGCGTTTGACACCGATGTCAAAGGTCTGACCAAGATCGACAGGGCCAACGCCTGCAACTCT GTGATCATGCAACTGATGAAGAAGGAATTCACCCTGGAGTTCTCCAGAGACAGGAAGTCGATGTCTGTGTACTGCACCCCCAACAAGGCCCGCTCCTCGCTTGGAAAGATGTTTGTCAAG GGTGCCCCCGAGGGAGTTATTGACAGATGTACTCATGTCAGAGTGGGCACCTGCAAGGTTGCCATGACCCCGGGCATCAAAGAGAAGATCATGTCTACGATCCGTGGGTACGGGACGGGGCGTGACACCCTGCGCTGCCTGGCTCTAGCCACCCGGGACACCCCACCCAGGAAGGAGGACATGGTGCTGGTCGATTGTGCCCGCTTCGTTGATTATGAG TCTGACCTGACCTTTGTGGGCTGCGTTGGCATGCTGGACCCTCCCAGGACCGAGGTGGCTGCCTCCATCAAGCTGTGCCGCCTAGCCGGCATCCGCGTCATCATGATCACCGGCGACAACAAGGGCACTGCTGTGGCCATCTGCCGCCGTATCGGCATCCTGGGTGAGGAAGACGACGTGGACAAAATGGCGTTCACTGGCCGCGAGTTTGACGACCTGTCCCTTCAGGCCCAACGCGATGCTGTTATCAACGCCCGCTGCTTCGCCCGTGTCGAGCCCTCCCACAAGTCCAAGATCGTTGAGTTCCTGCAGGCCATGGACGAGATCACAGCCATG ACTGGTGATGGAGTGAACGATGCTCCTGCCTTGAAGAAGGCAGAGATTGGCATCGCCATGGGCTCTGGCACTGCCGTGGCCAAGTCAGCCTCTGAGATGGTCCTGGCCGATGACAACTTTTCTTCCATCGTGGCGGCTGTGGAGGAGGGCAGGGCCATCTACAACAACATGAAACAGTTCATCCGCTACCTCATCTCCTCCAACGTGGGAGAGGTCGTCTG TATCTTCCTGACGGCTGCTCTGGGCTTCCCTGAGGCTCTGATCCCCGTTCAGCTGCTGTGGGTCAACCTGGTGACAGATGGTCTCCCTGCCACCGCACTGGGCTTCAACCCCCCCGACCTGGACATCATGAACAAGCCCCCCCGCAGTGCCAAGGAGCCCCTCATCTCTGGATGGCTCTTCTTCAGATACCTGGCCATCGGAT GCTATGTGGGAGCTGCCACAGTGGGAGCCGCTACCTGGTGGTTCGTGGCTGCTGAGGATGGCCCTATGATCTCTCTGTACCAGCTG AGCCACTTCCTGCAGTGTTCCCCTGACAACCCTGACTTCTCAGACCTGGAGTGTCATGTGTTTGAGTCCCCCTACCCCATGACCATGGCACTGTCTGTGCTTGTCACCATTGAGATGTGCAATGCCCTTAACAG CCTATCAGAGAACCAGTCCCTGCTGCGTATGCCTCCCTGGGAGAACATCTGGCTGCTTGGGGCCATCTGCCTCTCCATGTCCCTCCACTTCCTCATCCTCTATGTGGAGCCACTGCCC gtCATCTTCCAGATCACCCCTCTGGACCTGACCCAGTGGCTGGTGGTGCTGAAGATCTCCCTGCCCGTCATCCTGCTGGATGAGCTCCTAAAGTTCGTGGCCAGGAACTACCTGGAACCCGGTAACCAGCCAGAGTCTAAGTCAGCCAGCAAAGGCTGGTCCCTCTCTGCATGCACAGAGGGCATCTCCTGGCCCTTTGTGGGCATCACCCTCCCCCTGGTGCTGTGGCTCTACAGCATCGACACTAACGTGTCTGCCCTGTTCTGGTCCTGA
- the LOC111974497 gene encoding sarcoplasmic/endoplasmic reticulum calcium ATPase 2 isoform X2, whose product MDNAHTKSVEEVYSDFSVNESTGLGLDQVKRQKEKWGSNELPAEEGKSLWELVVEQFEDLLVRILLLAACISFVLALFEDGEETITAFVEPFVILLILIANAIVGVWQERNAEDAIEALKEYEPEMGKVYRQDRKTVQRIKAKEIVPGDIVEVAVGDKVPADIRLTSIKSTTLRVDQSILTGESVSVIKHTDPVPDPRAVNQDKKNMLFSGTNISSGKAIGVVVATGVNTEIGKIRDEMAATEQEKTPLQQKLDEFGEQLSKVISLICIAVWMINIGHFNDPVHGGSWIRGAVYYFKIAVALAVAAIPEGLPAVITTCLALGTRRMAKKNAIVRSLPSVETLGCTSVICSDKTGTLTTNQMSVCRMFIIDQAEGNSCSLNEFTITGSTYAPEGEVYQDGRLVKSSAYDGLVEIATICALCNDSSLDFNEAKGVYEKVGEATETALTCLVEKMNAFDTDVKGLTKIDRANACNSVIMQLMKKEFTLEFSRDRKSMSVYCTPNKARSSLGKMFVKGAPEGVIDRCTHVRVGTCKVAMTPGIKEKIMSTIRGYGTGRDTLRCLALATRDTPPRKEDMVLVDCARFVDYESDLTFVGCVGMLDPPRTEVAASIKLCRLAGIRVIMITGDNKGTAVAICRRIGILGEEDDVDKMAFTGREFDDLSLQAQRDAVINARCFARVEPSHKSKIVEFLQAMDEITAMTGDGVNDAPALKKAEIGIAMGSGTAVAKSASEMVLADDNFSSIVAAVEEGRAIYNNMKQFIRYLISSNVGEVVCIFLTAALGFPEALIPVQLLWVNLVTDGLPATALGFNPPDLDIMNKPPRSAKEPLISGWLFFRYLAIGCYVGAATVGAATWWFVAAEDGPMISLYQLSHFLQCSPDNPDFSDLECHVFESPYPMTMALSVLVTIEMCNALNSLSENQSLLRMPPWENIWLLGAICLSMSLHFLILYVEPLPVIFQITPLDLTQWLVVLKISLPVILLDELLKFVARNYLEPASAV is encoded by the exons ATGGATAACGCTCACACAAAGAGTGTTGAAGAAGTTTATAGCGATTTTTCTGTCAACGAAAGCACAGGACTTGGTTTGGACCAGGTGAAACGTCAGAAGGAGAAATGGGGCTCGAACG AGCTACCTGCTGAAGAAG GGAAGTCTCTATGGGAGCTTGTTGTTGAACAGTTTGAAGATTTACTTGTAAGAATTCTTCTGCTGGCAGCTTGTATATCTTTT GTCTTGGCCTTATTCGAGGATGGAGAAGAAACAATCACAGCGTTTGTGGAGCCTTTTGTAATCTTACTCATTCTTATAGCCAATGCCATAGTGGGTGTGTGGCAG GAACGCAATGCTGAGGATGCCATTGAAGCCCTTAAAGAGTACGAGCCTGAGATGGGCAAGGTCTACCGCCAGGACAGGAAGACCGTTCAGAGGATCAAGGCCAAAGAAATCGTGCCTGGAGACATCGTCGAGGTTGCTG TTGGAGACAAGGTTCCTGCAGACATCCGTCTTACGTCCATCAAATCTACAACACTGAGAGTAGACCAGTCCATCCTGACCG GCGAGTCGGTCTCTGTCATCAAGCACACGGACCCAGTGCCTGACCCTCGAGCTGTCAACCAGGACAAGAAGAACATGCTCTTCTCC GGCACCAACATCTCGTCTGGCAAGGCTATTGGTGTGGTGGTGGCCACGGGCGTGAACACTGAGATTGGTAAGATCCGTGATGAGATGGCAGCCACTGAGCAGGAGAAGACCCCCCTGCAGCAGAAGCTGGATGAGTTCGGGGAGCAGCTGTCCAAGGTCATCTCCCTGATCTGCATCGCTGTGTGGATGATTAACATCGGCCACTTCAACGACCCCGTCCACGGAGGCTCCTGGATCCGCGGCGCCGTCTACTACTTCAAGATCGCCGTGGCCCTGGCCGTGGCCGCCATCCCCGAAGGTCTGCCTGCTGTCATCACCACCTGCCTGGCCCTGGGCACCCGCCGCATGGCCAAGAAGAACGCCATCGTCCGCAGCCTGCCCTCTGTGGAGACCCTGGGCTGCACCTCTGTCATCTGCTCCGACAAGACCGGCACCCTCACCACCAACCAGATGTCTGTCTGCAGG ATGTTCATCATTGACCAGGCCGAAGGGAACAGCTGCTCTCTGAATGAGTTCACCATCACTGGCTCTACTTACGCCCCTGAAGGAGAAGT GTACCAGGATGGCAGACTAGTGAAGTCCTCTGCGTATGATGGTCTAGTGGAGATTGCCACCATCTGTGCCCTGTGCAATGACTCCTCTCTGGACTTCAATGAG GCCAAAGGTGTGTATGAGAAGGTTGGCGAGGCTACAGAGACGGCTCTCACCTGCCTAGTGGAGAAGATGAATGCGTTTGACACCGATGTCAAAGGTCTGACCAAGATCGACAGGGCCAACGCCTGCAACTCT GTGATCATGCAACTGATGAAGAAGGAATTCACCCTGGAGTTCTCCAGAGACAGGAAGTCGATGTCTGTGTACTGCACCCCCAACAAGGCCCGCTCCTCGCTTGGAAAGATGTTTGTCAAG GGTGCCCCCGAGGGAGTTATTGACAGATGTACTCATGTCAGAGTGGGCACCTGCAAGGTTGCCATGACCCCGGGCATCAAAGAGAAGATCATGTCTACGATCCGTGGGTACGGGACGGGGCGTGACACCCTGCGCTGCCTGGCTCTAGCCACCCGGGACACCCCACCCAGGAAGGAGGACATGGTGCTGGTCGATTGTGCCCGCTTCGTTGATTATGAG TCTGACCTGACCTTTGTGGGCTGCGTTGGCATGCTGGACCCTCCCAGGACCGAGGTGGCTGCCTCCATCAAGCTGTGCCGCCTAGCCGGCATCCGCGTCATCATGATCACCGGCGACAACAAGGGCACTGCTGTGGCCATCTGCCGCCGTATCGGCATCCTGGGTGAGGAAGACGACGTGGACAAAATGGCGTTCACTGGCCGCGAGTTTGACGACCTGTCCCTTCAGGCCCAACGCGATGCTGTTATCAACGCCCGCTGCTTCGCCCGTGTCGAGCCCTCCCACAAGTCCAAGATCGTTGAGTTCCTGCAGGCCATGGACGAGATCACAGCCATG ACTGGTGATGGAGTGAACGATGCTCCTGCCTTGAAGAAGGCAGAGATTGGCATCGCCATGGGCTCTGGCACTGCCGTGGCCAAGTCAGCCTCTGAGATGGTCCTGGCCGATGACAACTTTTCTTCCATCGTGGCGGCTGTGGAGGAGGGCAGGGCCATCTACAACAACATGAAACAGTTCATCCGCTACCTCATCTCCTCCAACGTGGGAGAGGTCGTCTG TATCTTCCTGACGGCTGCTCTGGGCTTCCCTGAGGCTCTGATCCCCGTTCAGCTGCTGTGGGTCAACCTGGTGACAGATGGTCTCCCTGCCACCGCACTGGGCTTCAACCCCCCCGACCTGGACATCATGAACAAGCCCCCCCGCAGTGCCAAGGAGCCCCTCATCTCTGGATGGCTCTTCTTCAGATACCTGGCCATCGGAT GCTATGTGGGAGCTGCCACAGTGGGAGCCGCTACCTGGTGGTTCGTGGCTGCTGAGGATGGCCCTATGATCTCTCTGTACCAGCTG AGCCACTTCCTGCAGTGTTCCCCTGACAACCCTGACTTCTCAGACCTGGAGTGTCATGTGTTTGAGTCCCCCTACCCCATGACCATGGCACTGTCTGTGCTTGTCACCATTGAGATGTGCAATGCCCTTAACAG CCTATCAGAGAACCAGTCCCTGCTGCGTATGCCTCCCTGGGAGAACATCTGGCTGCTTGGGGCCATCTGCCTCTCCATGTCCCTCCACTTCCTCATCCTCTATGTGGAGCCACTGCCC gtCATCTTCCAGATCACCCCTCTGGACCTGACCCAGTGGCTGGTGGTGCTGAAGATCTCCCTGCCCGTCATCCTGCTGGATGAGCTCCTAAAGTTCGTGGCCAGGAACTACCTGGAACCCG ctaGTGCCGTGTAA
- the LOC111974498 gene encoding anaphase-promoting complex subunit 7, with the protein MNVIDHVRDMAAAGLHSNVRIISSLLLTMSNNNQELFSPSQKYQLLVYHADAIFHDKEYRNAACKYNMALQQKKVLSKTSKVRPSTGGTASSLQSQSFPSEIEVKYKIAECYTILKLDKDAIAVLDGIPSRQRTPKINMMLANLYRKAGHERSAVTSYKEVLRQCPLALDAIIGLLSLSVKGAEVASMTMDVIQSLPNLEWLSVWIKSYAFIHAGDNHRAINSIRSLEKKSLMRDNVDLLVSLADVYFRAGDTKNSILKFEQAQMLDPYLIKGMDVYGYLMAREGHLEDVEVLGGRLFNISDQHAEPWVISGCHSFYSKRYSRALYLGAKAIQLNSNSVQALLLKGAALRNMGRVQEAIIHFREAMRLAPCRLDCYEGLIDCYLASNGIREAMGMANNIYKTLGANAQTLTILATVCLEDPVTQEKAKTLLDKALAQRPDYTKAVVKKAELLSREQKYEEGIALLRNALANQSDCVLHRMLGDFLVAINDYQEAMDQYSIALSLDPNDQKSLEGMQKMEKEESPADATVELDGDDMEGSGEDGELEGSDSEAAQWADQEQWFGMQ; encoded by the exons ATGAACGTCATAGATCATGTGAGGGATATGGCCGCCGCGGGACTTCACTCAAACGTTCGGATAATTAGTAGCTTACTGCTGACAATGAGCAATAACAATCA AGAACTGTTCTCACCATCCCAGAAGTACCAGCTGCTGGTTTATCATGCAGATGCCATCTTCCATGACAAGGAGTACCGTAATGCTGCTTGCAAGTACAACATGGCACTGCAGCAGAAGAAAGTGCTCAGCAAAACTTCTAAAGTGCGGCCATCTACCGGGGGAACTGCATCCTCCTTGCAGTCACAG AGTTTTCCCTCAGAGATTGAGGTCAAGTATAAGATTGCAGAGTGCTACACCATCCTGAAGCTGGATAAGGATGCAATTGCAGTGCTTGATGGGATTCCATCTAGACAGAGAACCCCAAAG ATCAACATGATGCTGGCTAATCTGTACAGGAAGGCTGGACACGAACGCTCTGCTGTCACAAGCTACAAAGAGGTCCTGAGACAGTGTCCCTTGGCACTGGATGCCATCATTG gtctcctgtctctgtcagtGAAGGGAGCTGAGGTGGCGTCCATGACTATGGATGTGATCCAGAGTCTTCCCAACCTGGAGTGGCTCTCTGTGTGGATCAAATCCTATGCCTTCATACATGCAGGGGACAACCACAGAGCAATCAACTCCATCCG CTCCCTGGAGAAGAAGTCTCTAATGCGTGACAATGTGGACCTGCTGGTGAGCCTGGCAGATGTGTACTTCAGGGCAGGCGACACAAAGAACTCCATTCTGAAGTTTGAGCAGGCCCAGATGCTGGATCCTTATCTGATCAAAG GCATGGATGTATATGGCTACCTTATGGCACGTGAGGGGCACCTGGAGGATGTTGAGGTTCTGGGAGGAAGGCTGTTCAACATCTCAGACCAGCATGCAGAGCCCTGGGTCATATCTGG ATGTCACAGCTTCTACAGTAAGCGCTACTCCCGGGCCCTCTACCTGGGTGCCAAGGCCATCCAGCTGAACAGCAACAGTGTGCAAGCCCTCCTCCTGAAGGGGGCAGCACTGAGGAACATGGGCCGAGTGCAGGAGGCCATCATCCACTTCAGAGAGGCCATGCGCCTGGCGCCCTGCCGTCTGGACTGCTATGAAG GTCTGATTGACTGTTACCTGGCATCCAATGGGATCCGAGAGGCAATGGGGATGGCCAATAACATCTATAAGACCCTGGGAGCGAATGCCCAGACTCTGACCATCCTGGCTACAGTCTGCCTGGAGGACCCTGTGACCCAGGAGAAGGCCAAAACCCTGCTGGACAAGGCGCTAGCCCAGAGGCCTGACTACACCAAGGCTGTGGTCAAGAAGGCAGAGCTGCTAA GTCGGGAACAGAAATACGAGGAAGGGATTGCTCTTCTCCGGAATGCCTTGGCCAATCAGAGTGACTGTGTGCTGCACAGGATGCTGGGGGATTTCTTGGTGGCGATCAATGATTATCAAGAGGCTATGGACCAATACAGCATAGCACTTAG CCTGGACCCGAATGACCAGAAGTCTCTGGAAGGAATGCAGaagatggagaaggaggagagccCTGCTGATGCCACTGTGGAGCTGGATGGAGATGACATGGAGGGCAGCGGGGAGGATGGAGAGCTGGAAGGCAGTGACAGTGAAGCAGCCCAGTGGGCAGACCAGGAGCAGTGGTTTGGCATGCAGTGA